In a genomic window of Anser cygnoides isolate HZ-2024a breed goose chromosome 26, Taihu_goose_T2T_genome, whole genome shotgun sequence:
- the LOC125181002 gene encoding PH and SEC7 domain-containing protein 4-like, which translates to MPGGHCARGGGVAQGPAPPPASPRPDTEELPPESGQEPPPDPPASTHGCQPGGPGGRGDAQRLAARLFHLDGFKKSQVASFLRKNNEFSSLVAQEYLELFQFGGQPLDRALRTFLQALVLTGETQERERILGHFSRRFHRCNPGAFPSPDAVHSLTCAIMLLNTDLHGPRLGRAMTSGEFVANLSGMMDGQDFPKEMLKALYNSIRTEKLEWAADEEEEEEEPGGGPAPPRKSSTPFVELPRQDGATTYRRGWLARKVLAEADGKKAPWGRRGWKPFHTVLKGTLLYFLKAGTPRRGPDPPGTPPAEAEEPLGVHHALAERASKYTKRPHVFRLQTADQRVLLFQAPSEEEMSSWISRINLVAALFSSPPFPAAVGSQRRFARPILPAAPSRSPPEEQHRAHEAWMERVAQELFEHQRNLPEKRGRARDLDEYRVKKEYLLYERRRYETYVQVLETWINSGAQDLEGWEAQAGAVAAPPEPPNLTKAHSSPSLAPESAPPAGVRVKRNISERRTVRKVIPKRNKNLL; encoded by the exons ATGCCGGGGGGCCACTGTGCCCGTGGGGGGGGCGTGGCTCagggccccgcgcccccccccgcctccccgcgCCCCGACACGGAGGAGCTGCCCCCCGAGAGCGGCCAGGAGCCCCCGCCGGACCCCCCcgccagcacccatgg gtgccagccgggggggccggggggccgcggggacgCGCAGCGCCTGGCCGCCCGCCTCTTCCACCTCGACGGCTTCAAGAAGTCCCAGGTGGCCTCGTTCCTCCGCAAAAA caatgAGTTCAGCAGCCTGGTGGCACAGGAGTACCTGGAGCTCTTCCAGTTCGGGGGGCAGCCGCTGGACCGGGCGCTCCG gaccttcCTGCAGGCACTGGTGCTGACGGGCGAGACGCAGGAGCGCGAGCGCATCTTGGGCCACTTCTCGCGGCGCTTCCATCGCTGCAACCCCGGCGCCTTCCCCTCGCCcg acgccgTGCACTCGCTGACGTGTGCCATCATGCTGCTGAACACGGACCTGCACGGGCCG CGCCTCGGCCGTGCCATGACCAGCGGCGAGTTTGTGGCCAACCTGAGCGGGATGATGGACGGGCAGGACTTCCCCAAGGAGATGCTGAAG gcGCTGTACAACTCCATCCGCACCGAGAAGCTGGAATGGGCGGC ggatgaagaggaggaggaggaagagcccggggggggccccgcgcccccccggaAAAGCAGCACCCCCTTCGTGGAGCTGCCGCGCCAGGACGGCGCCACCACGTACCGCCGGGGCTGGCTGGCGCGCAAGGTGCTGGCCGAGGCCGACGGCAAGAAGG CACCCTGGGGCCGGCGGGGCTGGAAGCCCTTCCACACGGTGCTGAAGGGGACGCTGCTCTACTTCCTCAAAGCGGGGACCCCCCGCCGGGGGCCcgacccccccggcacccccccggcGGAGGCCGAGGAGCCCCTGGGGGTCCACCACGCCTTGGCCGAGCGCGCCAGCAAGTACACCAAGCGCCCCCACGTCTTCCGCCTGCAGACGGCCGACCAGCGCGTCCTCCTCTTCCAGGCCCC gagcgaGGAGGAGATGTCCTCGTGGATCTCCCGCATCAACCTGGTGGCCGCCCTCTTCTCCTCGCCCCCTTTCCCCGCCGCCGTGGGCTCCCAGCGCCGCTTCGCCCGGCCCATCCTGCCCGCCGCgcccagccgcagccccccg gaggagcagcaccgAGCCCACGAGGCGTGGATGGAGCGCGTGGCCCAGGAGCTCTTCGAGCACCAGCGCAACCTCCCCGAGAAGCGGGGCCGAGCCCGCGACCTGGACGAGTACCGGGTGAAGAAGGAGTACCTGCTGTAcgag AGGCGCCGCTACGAGACCTACGTGCAGGTGCTGGAGACGTGGATCAACTCCGGCGCCCAGGACCTGGAGGGCTGGGAAGCGCAGGCGGGGGCCGTGGcggcccccccggagccccccaaCCTCACCAAGGCTCACTCCAGCCCCTCGCTGGCCCCTGAAAGCGCCCCCCCGGCCGGCGTCCGGGTCAAACGCAACATCTCCGAGCGCCGCACCGTGCGTAAGGTCATCCCCAAGCGCAACAAGAACCTGCTGTGA
- the ASTL gene encoding astacin-like metalloendopeptidase, producing the protein MAGLWLGLGGLLGLLAGVAGQREAPDPTETPQGDAILSINRALTPLQAPGPGTLLEGDIVRADPSRAFAAANPKWPKRRGLVWIPYMLSERFDPSSTRVLEEALGDLARLTCVRFVPRAHQRDFVVIAPMGGCFSSVGRAGGPQLLSLAPPCLQGGKGVALHELLHAVGFGHEHSRPDRDAFISIAWSHVLPGFEGNFVKSRSANTLVGYDYSSVLHYGRYAFSRGAEPTITPLQDPRAVLGQRRGLSASDVARVNRLYGCPQGPLTSGTPLSVGTRTEATGGVTAPTAEVTAPARCAGTGATTASP; encoded by the exons ATGGCTGGGCTTTGGTTGGGCCTTGGTGGCCTCCTTGGGCTGCTGGCGG GGGTTGCGGGGCAGCGGGAGGCCCCAGACCCCACCGAGACCCCGCAGGGTGACGCCATCCTCAGCATCAAcagag cgctcACCCCGCTCCAGGCACCCGGTCCCGGCACCCTGCTGGAAGGGGACATCGTGCGGGCG gacccctcccgAGCTTTTGCAGCCGCAAACCCCAAATGGCCGAAGAGGCGAGGGCTGGTCTGGATCCCCTACATGCTGTCGGAGCGCTTCG acccaagCAGCACCCGGGTGCTGGAGGAGGCGCTGGGCGACTTGGCGAGGCTCACCTGTGTCCGCTTCgtgccccgcgcccaccagcgGGACTTCGTCGTCATCGCCCCCATGGGCGG gtGCTTTTCCAGCGTGGGCCGTGCCGGGGGGCCGCAGCTCCTCTCCTTGGCCCCCCCGTGCCTGCAGGGGGGCAAGGGGGTGGCCCTGCACGAGCTGCTGCACGCGGTGGGCTTCGGGCACGAGCACAGCCGGCCCGACCGCGACGCCTTCATCAGCATCGCCTGGAGCCACGTCCTGCCCG GCTTTGAGGGCAACTTCGTGAAGTCCCGCTCGGCCAACACGCTGGTGGGCTACGACTACTCCTCCGTGCTGCACTATGGCCG CTACGCCTTCAGCCGCGGGGCCGAGCCCACCATCACGCCCCTGCAGGACCCCCgggcggtgctggggcagcggcgggggctCAGCGCCTCCGACGTGGCGCGGGTCAACCGGCTCTACGGCTGTCCCCAAG GGCCCCTGACCAGCGGCACACCGCTCTCCGTGGGGACGAGGACCGAAGCCACCGGGGGGGTGACAGCGCCCACAGCAGAGGTGACAGCACCGGCGCGGTGCGCGGGGACCGGTGCCACCACCGCGTCCCCATGA